A stretch of Triticum aestivum cultivar Chinese Spring chromosome 1D, IWGSC CS RefSeq v2.1, whole genome shotgun sequence DNA encodes these proteins:
- the LOC123180015 gene encoding histone H2A.2.2-like — MDASKLKKVAGKKFGGPRKKSVTRSVKAGLQFPVGRIGRFLKKGRYAQRVGSGAPVYLAAVLEYLAAEVLELAGNAAKDNKKTRIVPRHLLLAIRNDQELGRLLSGVTIAHGGVIPNINPVLLPKKTAEKAEKTAAKSPKKATKSPKKATKA, encoded by the exons ATGGACGCCAGCAAGCTGAAGAAGGTGGCCGGGAAGAAGTTCGGCGGGCCGAGGAAGAAGTCGGTGACCAGGTCCGTCAAGGCCGGCCTCCAGTTCCCCGTCGGCCGCATTGGGCGCTTCCTCAAGAAGGGCCGCTACGCCCAGCGCGTCGGCTCCGGCGCCCCCGTCTACCTCGCCGCCGTCCTCGAGTACCTCGCCGCCGAG GTGCTGGAGCTGGCCGGGAACGCCGCCAAGGACAACAAGAAGACCCGCATCGTGCCCAGGCACCTGCTGCTGGCCATCCGCAACGACCAGGAGCTCGGGAGGCTGCTGTCCGGCGTCACCATCGCCCACGGCGGCGTCATCCCCAACATCAACCCGGTGCTGCTCCCCAAGAAGACCGCTGAGAAGGCCGAGAAGACCGCCGCCAAGTCGCCCAAGAAGGCCACCAAGTCCCCCAAGAAGGCCACCAAGGCCTAG
- the LOC123163652 gene encoding putative defensin-like protein 27 encodes MARATALVALVVLGSLVASETASEELHCCTDHHSWGNGLKNIGCRLPEQNGECNAWCQSGCRGGDCKMRDGLHFCHCYC; translated from the exons ATGGCTCGTGCCACTGCACTAGTGGCCCTTGTTGTCCTAGGTTCGCTGGTCGCCTCCGAGA CGGCGTCGGAGGAACTACATTGCTGCACAGACCACCACAGCTGGGGCAACGGGTTGAAGAACATCGGCTGCAGGCTGCCGGAGCAGAACGGCGAGTGCAACGCGTGGTGCCAGTCGGGCTGCCGCGGTGGCGACTGCAAGATGCGTGACGGACTGCACTTCTGCCATTGTTACTGCTGA